AGCGACGGACGCTCAGGCGATGGTCCCGCAGGAGTCGACGGACCGGAAAGGCGACGCTCCGCGGCTCGACGGCCGAGCCGGCCACCTGGGTGAGCATCGGCGTGAAGAGATGGTAGTTGTGGCGGTCGACCAGTAGCACTTCGGTATCGTTCTGATCACGAAGCGCATCGGCGATTCGCACGGCGCTGTAGAGGCCCCCAAATCCCGCTCCGAGTATCAGGACGCGCCGGGCTGGCTCCGATTCTGGTCGAACGGTTCGGAGGGGGCTGCTCTTGTTCTGTTGGCGCAGCGCCCATCGGGCGGCTAACAGGCTGGCGATGGCGCCGCCGGCAACGAGGACGGTTCGCTTGAGATCGCCCATGGCGGCCTCCCGTGTGACCCCAAAGCTCCACTTACACTGTACGTCAATAGGGGATGGTCAACTTTCCCGATGTAGAATCCCGGGCGCGTGCGCCATTGGGTGTACCGGAGGCCGAGTTTGGACTCATTTCCCGGGGTGCAGGACCGCCCTCAGGTGCGCATCTCGGGCGTTGTCGTCGCGAGCGCGATCGCGCTCATCGTTCTGCTCCTGGTCTTCGCGCTCGTCGACCTCGTCACCGAGTGGATGTGGTTCGACAGCCTTGGGCTCACCGCCGTCTACTGGACCGGCCTGTTCGCGAGGCTCACCCTCTTCGTGGTCGGGGCCTGCGTCTTCATGGCCCTCTTCGCGGCGAACGTCCTCGTCGCGCGTCGGCTGGCCTACGGCCTCGCCGTTCGACAGCGGCGGGCGGGCGTCAACGCCACGTGGGAGGAGCTACTCTCGCAGATCGGCGCCCAGATGGCGCGCGGCGGAAGCTACTCTCGCCTGATCAACGTCGCCGTGCTGTTCGCCGGCGGACTGCTCGCATTCTTCATGGGACTCGTCTCGACCGGTAGCTGGTTGATCGTGCTGCAATTCCTCAATCGCTCGGTTTTCGGTGTCGCGGACCCCGCCTTCGGCAACGACGTGGGTTTCTACGTCTTCGTCATGCCGGTCCTGCGGGCCATCGAGGGATGGCTCTTCCTGGCATGGATATTGATTGGGCTCTCGGCAGTGGCGGTGTATGCGGTGGTAGTCACGTATGAGCTTGCGGTCAACATCGGCCAGGTCGGGTTTCCCCTCTCCCGAGGCATCAAGGGCCACATCGTCTGCCTGGCCGCGGTGGGATTCGTGCTCATCGCCGGGCATCACGTGTTGGACATGTTCGATCTGGTTCGGTCAACGCGCGGCGCCGCGTACGGAGCTGGCTTCACGGATGTGAATATCCAGCGACCAGCGCAGATGGTGATGGCAGCGGCCGCCCTATTCGCGGCGGCGCTCTCCATCGCGGCGGCGTTCGGACGCGGCCTCCGCCTGCTCGTCGTTGGCGCGGGGGTCTGGCTCGCCGTCATGTTGGTCGTCGGGTGGGCATTCCCGACACTCGTCCAAAACGTCGACGTGGCCCCCAACGAGCTGGACCGGGAGCGCCCATATATCGGTGCAACGATCCGGTCCACGCGGGCGGCGTTTCGGCTCGACGGCGTCGAAGAGCACGACGTGGCCTACCAGCCGTCGGTCAGCGGGGCAGCGCTCGCAGCGGATCGGGAGACCGTCGACAACATCCGGCTGTGGGACTATCGCCCGCTGAAGGACACCTATCGCCAGATCCAGGCGATTCGGCAGTACTACCAATTTGACGACGTCGATGTCGACCGCTACACCATTGACGGTCAGTATCGGCAGGTCATGCTGGCCGCACGGGAGCTGGTGCCCGATCAGTTGCCGCGCGAAGCCCAGTCGTGGGTGAGCCGGCAGCTTCAGTACACCCACGGCTATGGAATCGTGATGAGTCCCGTCAACGCCGTGAGTCAGGAGGGCTTGCCGGACCTCATCGTGCGCGACATCCCACCGGTTGGGCAGGTTCCCATCACGCGGCCAGAGATCTACTTTGGGCGCCAGACGAACCACTACGTGGTGACCGGCACGTCGACGCCCGAATTCGACTATCCGAGCGGCGATAGCGGCGTCTTCGTGCCGCAATACGGTGGGCGCGCAGGAATCAGTGTCGGATCTTTCCTGCGGCGGCTCCTCTTCGCCATGAAGTTTCAGGACGTGAACTTCGTCTTGAATGGGTCATTCCGCGAGGAGTCACAGCTACTCTACCGAAGGAACATCGCCGATCGCGCGCGACAGATCGCCCCGTTCTTGCGACTCGATCCTGATCCCTACGTCGTCGTCGCGGACGGGGCGCTCTATTGGATCCAGGACGCATACACCATCAGCGACAGGTATCCGTATTCGGAGCCATACCAGCCGGTAGCGCAAAATGGCGTTCGGCGCCCCCGCGCGTTCAACTACATCCGGAACAGCGTAAAAGTCGTCACGAGCGCGTACGACGGTACTGTTCACTTCTACGTTGCCGATCCTTCGGACCCGCTCATCCAGACGTACGAGCGCATCTATCCCAGCCTCTTTGTTCCCGTGGACGATGCGCCGGCCGCCATTCGCTCGCACTTTCGATACCCGGAGGAGATGTTCCGAATACAGGCGGAAAAGTATCGGTTGTTCCACATTCAGGATCCTCGGGTGTTCTATCTCCGGGAAGACCAGTGGACGATTCCCAAAGAGCTCTACTACAACAAGGAGCAACCGGTTGAGCCCTATTACGTCATCATGAAGCTGCCGGGTGACGAACATCCTGAGTTCATTTTGATACTTCCGTTTACGCCAACGAACCGAGACAACATGATAAGCTGGCTAGCTGCGCGCTCGGATCAGCCGGAATACGGCAAGATGTTGCTCTATAAGTACCCGAAGGACACCGTGATCTACGGTCCCTTCCAGATCGAGACCCGAATGGATCAGGTTCCGGAGATCTCATCGCAGTTTGCGCTTTGGAACCAGGCAGGATCGCAGGTGATACGCGGAAACCTGCTCGTCATTCCGGTTGGGCAATCAGCCCTGTATGTGGAGCCGATCTATCTCCAGGCGACGGCGAGCCCGTTGCCCGAGCTGAAGCGCGTAGTGGTCGCGAATGGTGATCGCATCGTCATGGAGGCGTCGTTGAGCGACGCCATCGCGCGTCTCTTCGGTACCGGGCCGCCGACGGCGGCCGCGCAGCCCGCGGCGCCGCAGGCGCCGTCTGCGCCCGCGACCCGGGTGTCCGGGGAAGTGGCGCAGCTCGTCGCGGAGGCTCAGGACCACTTCCAGCGCGCGCAGGACGCGCTGCGGGCCGGCGATTTCGCCCGTTACGGCGACGAGCTGAACGCGCTGAGCGACGCCTTGAATCAGCTTGCGCAGGCAACGCATGAGTGAGCCCCGCATCGGGCAGGAAGAGCTGACCGCGGAAGCGCGCAAGCTTCTCGGCTCCATCTCCTATGGCGAGATGTCCTCGACGGCGTACGACACGGCGTGGGTGGCTCGGCTGCCGAGCCCAACGGACCCGGACGTGCCGATGTATCCGGCGGCCTATGACTGGCTGCTCCAGGCGCAGCATGCGGATGGAAGCTGGGGATCGGACATTCCGATGCCCCACGACCGCGTCGTCTCGACACTCGCCGCGCTGATCACGCTGGCGCAAAGCTCCTATCGAAGGTCGGAGTCGGAGCTCGCCTACCGGCGGGGTATCGTCTACCTGAACCGGGAGCGCCCAAATATCCGCGAAGATCCGGCGGAGACGGTGGGTTTCGAGCTGCTTCTGCCGGAGATGACTCGGCAAACGCAGGCGCTGAATATCAGCCTACCGTATGACGACTGGACCTTCATCGAAGCCGTCAAGGTCGACAAGCTCCAGCGCATTCCGCCCATCGCGGTATACGGCGGCCCGACGCCTCTCACCCATTCGCTGGAGTATCTGGGCGACCGTCTGCTGCCCGCGCTGGCGACCCGGTGCCGATTTCAAGACGGCTCGTACGGCATTTCCCCTTCCGCCACTGTGTTCGTGCATCAAAAGGCGCCGACGAGCGAGACGGCGGAGTACATCGAGCGGGTGGCGCGGATCGACCCGACCGGCGGCGTACCGTACGTGCACCCGTTCGAAGTGTTTGAGACGGCCTGGGTGCTGCACTGCCTCGGCCCGTTCGTGGACGGAATGCCAGAGGCGAACGACCTGGCCGAGCGCCTCGTCCAATCCTGGAGTCCTATGGGGCTGGCCTGGACGGCCGAGAGCACGGTCACCGATGCCGACGATACGTCCGTGGCCTTATTGGTGCTCACGCGGCAGGGCCGGACGATGGACACCGGCATTTTCGAGCTGTTCGAGACGGCGGACTACTTTCAGACCTTTGTCTATGAGCGCGACCCGTCCGTCACGACCAACGCCCACATTCTCTCGGCGCTGCGTCTGTACCCGAGCACGCCCGAACGGCGACGGATGATCGTCAAGATCGTGCAGTATCTGCGCCAAGCGATGGTCAATGGCGAGCACTGGCAGGACAAATGGCACGGCTCGCCATACTATGCGACCGATGAGGTGGTGTTGGCGCTCCTCGGGCTGGCCGACGACCTCGTGCGCGACGCGATCCAGTGGCTGCTGGTGAGCCAGCATGAGAATGGGGCGTGGGGTTGGGGCGACGGGACGGTGGAGGAGACGGCCTGGGCGACCCACACGCTGGTCGCGGCCGCCGAGGCCGACACTGGGGTGCGCGCCCTCGCCATGGACGCGATCGAGCGCGGCGCGGCGTACCTGGAGGACCATTTTGGCGAAAGGGAGCACCCCGCCATGTGGATCGGGAAGAGCCTCTACACGCCGCCGAACATTGTGCGCGCCATTATGATCGGAGCGCTCTGGAGACGGAGCAAACTGGTGCCTGACCTGCCGTGAATCGAAGCGACGGTAGCCAGCCTGCTGGTCAGCTTTTTCGCTCGCTGCTCGCTGATGGGGCGCAGCGCAAGCGTTTGCTACCTCACCTCACGGACCGAGAGATCGCCGCGGTGGACCGGCTCCTAGACCAAGTAGTTGAGCAGTCCAATCAGTGGTGCTCACAGTGGACGATCTTTAATCCCACGTACGTATTGCCCGTTGCGTTAATCAACATCGTGCAGTTTCCAGATCTCCCGATACTATCCATTCTCAGCAGAGTCAAGAATTCAATGTGGATCTACGCAATCGATGATTTAGTTGACGGTGGGAAGCTAACAGAGCGGGAGTTACGCATAGCCTTGTTCGAATGCGCGCTCGTTGCGTCAGCAGCCGACAACATCAAACCTGAGAGCGAGCTAGCACGAACGCTCCAGGTTCTCCATCGCGAATTGATGGAGTTCCCAAATTACCAACATGTAGC
This DNA window, taken from Chloroflexota bacterium, encodes the following:
- a CDS encoding UPF0182 family protein encodes the protein MDSFPGVQDRPQVRISGVVVASAIALIVLLLVFALVDLVTEWMWFDSLGLTAVYWTGLFARLTLFVVGACVFMALFAANVLVARRLAYGLAVRQRRAGVNATWEELLSQIGAQMARGGSYSRLINVAVLFAGGLLAFFMGLVSTGSWLIVLQFLNRSVFGVADPAFGNDVGFYVFVMPVLRAIEGWLFLAWILIGLSAVAVYAVVVTYELAVNIGQVGFPLSRGIKGHIVCLAAVGFVLIAGHHVLDMFDLVRSTRGAAYGAGFTDVNIQRPAQMVMAAAALFAAALSIAAAFGRGLRLLVVGAGVWLAVMLVVGWAFPTLVQNVDVAPNELDRERPYIGATIRSTRAAFRLDGVEEHDVAYQPSVSGAALAADRETVDNIRLWDYRPLKDTYRQIQAIRQYYQFDDVDVDRYTIDGQYRQVMLAARELVPDQLPREAQSWVSRQLQYTHGYGIVMSPVNAVSQEGLPDLIVRDIPPVGQVPITRPEIYFGRQTNHYVVTGTSTPEFDYPSGDSGVFVPQYGGRAGISVGSFLRRLLFAMKFQDVNFVLNGSFREESQLLYRRNIADRARQIAPFLRLDPDPYVVVADGALYWIQDAYTISDRYPYSEPYQPVAQNGVRRPRAFNYIRNSVKVVTSAYDGTVHFYVADPSDPLIQTYERIYPSLFVPVDDAPAAIRSHFRYPEEMFRIQAEKYRLFHIQDPRVFYLREDQWTIPKELYYNKEQPVEPYYVIMKLPGDEHPEFILILPFTPTNRDNMISWLAARSDQPEYGKMLLYKYPKDTVIYGPFQIETRMDQVPEISSQFALWNQAGSQVIRGNLLVIPVGQSALYVEPIYLQATASPLPELKRVVVANGDRIVMEASLSDAIARLFGTGPPTAAAQPAAPQAPSAPATRVSGEVAQLVAEAQDHFQRAQDALRAGDFARYGDELNALSDALNQLAQATHE